Below is a genomic region from Helicobacter ibis.
ATGCAATTTGATAACAAAGTCAAGATTTATGGAATCCCTATTGATGATTTTGTTGGAGAAATTGAGAATTTTGAAAGTAGTGTTATGCTGTTTGTAAATAGCAATGAAATTAAAATGCCAATCATTGTTGATAATTTTAGGCTTGAGTTGTTGGAATACTTGCAAAATATAGAAGGAATACCGTTACTAGCTTTATATGATAATGGATCATATGTTATTGATTATTTGGGTGCTATACCTGAAGAAATGCTTGAATTTGACATTACACAATTATTAAATAAAGATAATCAAGGATAGATATGTTTGGAATCTTTAAAAAAACTATGCAAAAAACAACAGAAAATATAAAAGAGCTAATACCAAAAGCCAAGAAAAAGCTAAGCAAAGATGAGCTTGAGGAAATTTTGATATCTACTGATATGGATTATGAATTAGTCGAGCTAATACTCTCTCCTCTTGGTGATGAGATAAGTAAAAATGAACTTGAAGTTGCATTGCTTAGGTTATTCCGCGGAGAGAGCTATTATGATAAGGTAAAGGAAGTTAAAGTAGAAGCTAAGCCTTTTGTGGATTTGATAGTTGGGGTAAATGGAGCTGGTAAAACAACCACAATAGCAAAACTTGCAAATTTATATAAAAAGAATGGAAATAGCGTCATTTTAGGGGCTGGAGATACATTTCGTGCTGCTGCAATTGAGCAGTTGCAATTATGGGGAGATAGGCTAAAGATTCCTGTAATAGCTTCTAAACAAGGACATGATCCTAGTGCGGTCGCCTTTGATACTATAAGTTCTGCAGTGGCAAAAAATATAGATAATGTAATAATAGATACTGCAGGAAGATTGCACAATCAAAGTAATTTACAACAAGAATTAGAAAAAATAATGAGAATCTGCAACAAAGCAAAAGAAGGCTCACCACATAGGAAAATACTAATACTAGATGGCACTCAAGGCACTTCAGCAATAGAACAAGCAAAGATATTTAGCCAAACACTAAATGGTGTAAATGGTGTTATCATAACCAAGCTTGATGGCACAAGTAAGGGTGGGGCTATATTTAGCATTATACATACTCTAAGAGTGCCTGTGTTATACATTGGCGTAGGAGAGGGTGCTGATGATTTGGTAGAGTTTGATGAGAGTGAGTATATAAATACTATTTTAGATTCAATATATGGCAACTAAATGGCAAAGAAAAAAGTAGTAATTTATGAATGTCAGCATTGTGGATTCCAAAGTTCAAAGTGGCTTGGTAAATGCTCTAATTGTAATGCTTGGGATAGTTTTTTAGAATTAAAAGATGAGCATATACAAGCCTTTGGCACTACTCCTTTAGATGTAAAAATTACTCCAATAACAGAAATAAAAGATGAAGAATATATAAGGTTTAGCTCATGTGAGAGTGAGTTTGATATAGTACTTGGTGGTGGAATCGTGCTTGGTGGGCTATATTTGGTTGGTGGAAGCCCCGGAGTTGGCAAATCAACTTTGCTACTTAAAATATCAAGTAATTTAGCAAAAAATAATAAATCCGTATTGTATGTAAGTGGCGAGGAGAGTGCATCTCAAATAAGAATGAGGGCAGAGAGATTAGATGCATTAGATGATAATTTGTATTTATTAAATGAAATAAAGCTAGAAGATATAATTAGTGCTATTAAAGCCAATCAAAATAAGTTTAGCATGCTTGTAATAGATAGTATCCAAACTATATATAGTGAAAAAATAAGCTCTAGTGCAGGTAGTGTATCGCAGGTTAGAGAAGTTACATTTGAGCTTATGCGACTTGCAAAAAGTTTGCAAATATGTATTTTTATAATCGGACATATTACAAAAGATGGCTCTATTGCAGGTCCTAGAATCTTAGAACATATGGTTGATTGTGTGTTGTATTTTGAGGGGGATTCAAGTAGGGAGCTTAGATTTTTAAGAGGGTTTAAGAATCGTTTTGGAAATACTAGTGAGGTTGGTATTTTTGAGATGAAAAGAAATGGGTTAGTTGGTGCAAAAGAGGCTTCAAAGATGTTTTTTGCCTCTAAAGGAGCAAGTCCAGGCAGTGCATTAAGTGTAGTGCTAGAAGGTAGTAGGGCATTGGTGCTAGAAGTTCAAGCGTTAGTTAGTGATTGTGCTTATGGTATGCCTAAGCGTTCATCAACTGGGTTTGATAGTAATAGGCTAAATATGATTTTAGCACTCTTGGAGAGGAAGCTTGAGATTCCGCTAAATAGATATGATGTTTTTATTAATGTTACTGGTGGGATTAAGATTGTGGAGACTTCTGCAGACTTAGCAATTGTTGCTGCAATTATTTCTAGCTTTAGAAATAGAGTGATATCAAATTCTAGCGTGTTTATTGGTGAGGTTAGCTTGGTTGGTGATATTAGAGATGTCCCAAATATAGAACAACGACTAAAAGAAGCACAATCTCTAGGTATAGATAAAGCAATACTGCCTAAAAAACCACAAAATAGCACTATAAAATGCTTTGAAGTATGTGAGGTTACTAAGATAGTTGATTGGATGTAAATTTTTTATAATTTATATTTGTTGATGTAGTATGTATGGTAATACTATTTATAAGAAGTAAATTATGAAAAAAATTATTTCAGTATCCATGTTAATGTTTGTTTTGGCTACAAATTCATTTGCTATTAATTGCACCTTTTATGGAAATTGTCAAACAGATAAGCAACCTAATATTGCAAGATGTAGCTTGTAAATATCTTGGTATTTGTTGGTAGTTTTATTTAAAATCCATGTTAAAGGATTACTATGGAATATTTCTAAAGCTTTTAAAGGTATTTATGCGACAGTTATGATGAGTGATAAGCCTATGAGTCAAAGTGAGATTCTAAGCTTAATTAAACAACAAGAGAGTAGGTTTCTTATATATTCTAAAGAAAAACAAGATGAAAAATTACAAAAAGAAGAAAGCAAGGCAAATTCCACAAAAGAAAGTAAGGAAGCAAACGATGAAGTAGGTGTAGATGAGAATGTAGAAACTAAATTGCCAAAAGGAAATGATAGTGCAGGTTTGGAGCTAACAGCTTAGTGCTGTTGGATAGATTTAATTGGTCTTATAAGAAAGTAAATCACACTAAGTAAGGCAATAGCACCTCCTGCATAGCCAATTAGTCCAATTGAAGCCCTCTCTACTACTATACCTCCGACAAATGCTCCTCCTCCTATGCCTATATTATAAATCCCAGAAAACATTGACATAGCAACGGGTGTGCCTTTTGTAACAGAGTTTATAACTAGTGATTGGAAAGTTAGGGCAAAGAGCATTATGCATAAGCTCCATACAATACATAGACTAACTAAAGCTATAGGATTCTTCGCAGAAACTGCTAGTAGGATTAAACTTAGCATAATCCCAAATAATGCAATGTATGGGAATATTTTTTCATTTTTTTTGTAGTATTTAGTAAATATCACACTGCTAACAAATCCCATAATCCCATATAGTGATAGCATTATGGTTATTACTTGATTGTTAAAGTATGCAATTTGTGCAAAAAATGGTTCTATATAGCTATATGCACTAAAGTGTGCCGTTATTATTGTTGCAGTAATTATATAGATAGTGATTAAATTTGGAGCTTTTAGAATCTCTGGCATATCTCTTAGCTTTATAGCACCTGCACTTGGCATTTTTGGGAATGTCTTTAAGATTGCAAAAAATACTAAAAACGCTACTATTCCTATACATAAAAATGTAACTCTCCAGCCTAGATACAAGCCTATTGTTCTGCCTATTGGTAGCCCTGCTACAAATGCTATTGCAGAGCCACTAACCACCATGCTTAAAGCAAGAGATTCTTTACCTTTAGGAGCTGCTTTGACTGCCATTGGGGTAGCAATAGACCAAAATATAGCATGAGATAGTGCAACTATGATTCTAGATATCATTAGTGTTGTGTAATTTGTGGATATAAAAGATATTATATGTGCTATTGCAAAGACTAAAATAACCCCTAAGAGCAACTTTTTTAGCTCCATTTTTGAAAATGTAAGCATAAGTGGTAATGAAGCTAATGCTACAACCCACGCATATATTGTAATTAGCAGTCCTGATTCTCTCTCGCCAATCCCAAAATCATTTGCTATTAGACTTAAAATACCTATTGGCACAAACTCTGAAGTATTTAATACAAATGCTGCAAAGCTAATTGCCAAAACGCCGATATATGCTTTCAATCATTCTCCTTGTAATATTTGGACTTCTTCTTGTAGTTGTATTTTGTGAATCTCTAGTGCTTTTTGTTTTGCTAGACTTATTAGCTCTATTGCATCAAAAAATGATGAATCCCCTAGATTTATTAAAAAATTTGCATGTTTTGGGCTAAACATTAATGATTTATTCTTGCCAAAACCAATTCCTTTTAGTCCGCATTCTTCTATTATCTTCCCTGCAAAGTTATTTGGTGGATTTTTAAAACAGCTCCCAAAGCTTGGTTCTTTTGGCTGATTACTCCTCATTTGCCTAAATAATGGCACTAAAGATTCATTAAAGCCAACTTCTTTTTTGAAGATTCCTGCAAAGATAAGAGAATTTATATTGCTTGTTCTATATCCTAAGTTTAGTAGTTTAGAATCTATAAACTCTAACTTGCGAGAATCTTTTATGCTTAAGATTCCTAAAAGATTCTTCTTTATCTCATATTCCTTTAAACCTGCATTCATTTTTAT
It encodes:
- a CDS encoding UDP-N-acetylmuramate dehydrogenase, translating into MQKKQIDFSKYTSIKIGSINEVTIIESPLDYYEILNTYKTPKIIGFANNLLVAPNTNELIKLGNEFDYIKDCEDYLEVGANTKSGRLFSYAKKNNLSGFEILCGLPGSIGGIIKMNAGLKEYEIKKNLLGILSIKDSRKLEFIDSKLLNLGYRTSNINSLIFAGIFKKEVGFNESLVPLFRQMRSNQPKEPSFGSCFKNPPNNFAGKIIEECGLKGIGFGKNKSLMFSPKHANFLINLGDSSFFDAIELISLAKQKALEIHKIQLQEEVQILQGE
- a CDS encoding TlpA family protein disulfide reductase, yielding MKLIVMLFMIFMIVGCDTRKDIDDAQIKSEKLINLTLSANNGEKVEIKQIQATSDNLLENLEVKGSSEIVLLFFFTTWCEPCLGVMPHMERLSMQFDNKVKIYGIPIDDFVGEIENFESSVMLFVNSNEIKMPIIVDNFRLELLEYLQNIEGIPLLALYDNGSYVIDYLGAIPEEMLEFDITQLLNKDNQG
- the ftsY gene encoding signal recognition particle-docking protein FtsY is translated as MFGIFKKTMQKTTENIKELIPKAKKKLSKDELEEILISTDMDYELVELILSPLGDEISKNELEVALLRLFRGESYYDKVKEVKVEAKPFVDLIVGVNGAGKTTTIAKLANLYKKNGNSVILGAGDTFRAAAIEQLQLWGDRLKIPVIASKQGHDPSAVAFDTISSAVAKNIDNVIIDTAGRLHNQSNLQQELEKIMRICNKAKEGSPHRKILILDGTQGTSAIEQAKIFSQTLNGVNGVIITKLDGTSKGGAIFSIIHTLRVPVLYIGVGEGADDLVEFDESEYINTILDSIYGN
- the radA gene encoding DNA repair protein RadA encodes the protein MAKKKVVIYECQHCGFQSSKWLGKCSNCNAWDSFLELKDEHIQAFGTTPLDVKITPITEIKDEEYIRFSSCESEFDIVLGGGIVLGGLYLVGGSPGVGKSTLLLKISSNLAKNNKSVLYVSGEESASQIRMRAERLDALDDNLYLLNEIKLEDIISAIKANQNKFSMLVIDSIQTIYSEKISSSAGSVSQVREVTFELMRLAKSLQICIFIIGHITKDGSIAGPRILEHMVDCVLYFEGDSSRELRFLRGFKNRFGNTSEVGIFEMKRNGLVGAKEASKMFFASKGASPGSALSVVLEGSRALVLEVQALVSDCAYGMPKRSSTGFDSNRLNMILALLERKLEIPLNRYDVFINVTGGIKIVETSADLAIVAAIISSFRNRVISNSSVFIGEVSLVGDIRDVPNIEQRLKEAQSLGIDKAILPKKPQNSTIKCFEVCEVTKIVDWM
- a CDS encoding sugar transporter; amino-acid sequence: MKAYIGVLAISFAAFVLNTSEFVPIGILSLIANDFGIGERESGLLITIYAWVVALASLPLMLTFSKMELKKLLLGVILVFAIAHIISFISTNYTTLMISRIIVALSHAIFWSIATPMAVKAAPKGKESLALSMVVSGSAIAFVAGLPIGRTIGLYLGWRVTFLCIGIVAFLVFFAILKTFPKMPSAGAIKLRDMPEILKAPNLITIYIITATIITAHFSAYSYIEPFFAQIAYFNNQVITIMLSLYGIMGFVSSVIFTKYYKKNEKIFPYIALFGIMLSLILLAVSAKNPIALVSLCIVWSLCIMLFALTFQSLVINSVTKGTPVAMSMFSGIYNIGIGGGAFVGGIVVERASIGLIGYAGGAIALLSVIYFLIRPIKSIQQH